A genomic window from Deltaproteobacteria bacterium includes:
- the atpD gene encoding F0F1 ATP synthase subunit beta, translated as MANTETANIGKITQVIGPVLDVEFPPGKLPALYNAIKVTNPSISSEKWNLVAEVAQHLGENTARCIAMDATEGLVRGTEALDTGAPISVPVGKAVLGRILNVIGEPVDEMGPVESEQVSSIHKPAPEFKDQSTEMEVFETGIKVVDLLTPYLKGGKIGLFGGAGVGKTVLIMELINNVAMQHGGFSVFGGVGERTREGNDLWLEMKESGVIDKAALVYGQMNEPPGARARVALTALTVAEHFRDEEGQDVLLFIDNIFRFVQANSEVSALLGRIPSAVGYQPTLSTDVGGLQERITSTRKGSITSVQAIYVPADDLTDPAPATTFAHLDATTVLSRQIAELGIYPAVDPLDSTSRILDPQIVGEEHYRVARQIQQILQKYKDLQDIIAILGMDELSEEDKLIVARARKIQRFLSQPFFVAEQFTGTPGKYVSIKDTIKGFSEIAEGKHDDIPEQAFYMVGTLDEALEKAEKLASGG; from the coding sequence ATGGCAAACACTGAAACGGCGAATATCGGAAAGATAACCCAGGTCATAGGACCGGTTCTCGACGTGGAGTTCCCGCCCGGCAAGCTCCCGGCGCTCTACAACGCCATAAAGGTGACCAACCCCTCCATAAGCTCCGAGAAGTGGAACCTCGTGGCCGAGGTGGCCCAGCATCTCGGCGAGAACACGGCGCGCTGCATAGCCATGGACGCCACCGAGGGTCTCGTGCGCGGCACCGAGGCGCTCGATACGGGCGCTCCCATATCGGTGCCCGTGGGAAAGGCCGTGCTCGGAAGGATACTCAACGTCATCGGCGAGCCCGTCGACGAGATGGGACCCGTCGAGAGCGAGCAGGTCAGCTCCATACACAAGCCGGCCCCGGAGTTCAAGGACCAGTCCACGGAGATGGAGGTCTTCGAAACGGGCATCAAGGTCGTCGACCTGCTCACCCCCTACCTCAAGGGCGGCAAGATCGGCCTCTTCGGCGGCGCCGGCGTGGGCAAGACGGTCCTCATCATGGAGCTCATCAACAACGTGGCCATGCAGCACGGCGGCTTCTCCGTCTTCGGCGGCGTGGGCGAGAGGACGAGAGAGGGCAACGACCTGTGGCTCGAGATGAAGGAGAGCGGCGTCATCGACAAGGCGGCGCTCGTCTACGGCCAGATGAACGAGCCCCCGGGGGCGAGGGCGCGCGTGGCGCTCACGGCGCTCACCGTGGCCGAGCACTTCCGCGACGAAGAGGGCCAGGACGTGCTCCTCTTCATCGACAACATATTCAGGTTCGTCCAGGCCAACTCCGAGGTCTCGGCCCTTCTCGGCCGCATCCCCTCGGCCGTGGGATACCAGCCCACCCTCTCCACCGACGTGGGCGGACTGCAGGAGCGCATCACCTCGACCAGGAAGGGGTCGATCACCTCGGTCCAGGCCATCTACGTGCCGGCCGACGACCTCACGGACCCGGCCCCTGCCACGACCTTTGCCCATCTCGACGCCACGACCGTCCTCTCGCGTCAGATAGCCGAGCTCGGCATCTATCCGGCCGTCGACCCCCTCGACTCGACCTCGCGGATCCTCGATCCCCAGATCGTCGGCGAGGAGCACTATCGGGTGGCCCGGCAGATACAGCAGATACTGCAGAAGTACAAGGACCTGCAGGACATCATCGCCATCCTCGGCATGGACGAGCTCAGCGAGGAGGACAAGCTCATCGTCGCCAGGGCGAGGAAGATACAGCGTTTCCTCTCGCAGCCTTTCTTCGTGGCCGAGCAGTTCACAGGCACGCCGGGCAAGTACG